A window of the Halichoerus grypus chromosome 2, mHalGry1.hap1.1, whole genome shotgun sequence genome harbors these coding sequences:
- the CCR10 gene encoding C-C chemokine receptor type 10 isoform X1, translating to MWVFFPGEGAANRTEAPRSINNRNLGLRRAQMLHIHYLPYFKQLCHLGWSGFLISTLCIRQLRSRKVKVGQEAGCRGRRGAVEAKACWRVSWGPYSGEDEEAYSAEPLPELCYKADVQAFSRAFQPSVSLVVAALGLAGNGLVLATHLAARRAVRSPTSAHLLQLALADLLLALTLPFAAAGALQGWSLGSATCRAISGLYSASFHAGFLFLACISADRYVAIARALPAGPRPSAPGRAHVVSAIVWLLSLLLALPALLFSQDGQREGQRRCRLVFPEGLTQTVKGASAMAQVVLGFALPLGVMAACYALLGRTLLAARGPERRRALRVVVALVAAFVVLQLPYSLALLLDTADLLAARERSCPASKRKDLALLVTGGLALARCGLNPVLYAFLGLRFRQDLRRLLRGGSCSPGPHPRGRCPRPPRLSSCSAPTETHSVSSWDY from the exons ATGTGGGTGTTCTTTCCAGGAGAGGGCGCTGCAAACAGAACTGAAGCTCCAAGATCTATTAATAATAGAAACCTTGGCCTAAGGAGAGCACAGATGCTTCACATCCATTATCTTCCTTATTTCAAACAACTGTGCCACTTGGGCTGGTCAGGATTTCTAATCTCCACGTTATGTATCAGGCAACTGAGATCCAGAAAAGTCAAGGTCGGCCAGGAAGCTGGATGCAGAGGCAGGAGGGGTGCAGTGGAAGCCAAGGCCTGTTGGAGG GTCTCCTGGGGCCCCTACTCGGGGGAGGATGAGGAGGCATACTCCGCCGAGCCGTTGCCAGAGCTCTGCTACAAGGCGGATGTCCAGGCCTTCAGTAGGGCCTTCCAACCCAGTGTCTCCCTGGTGGTGGCTGCACTGGGTCTGGCTGGCAATGGCCTGGTCCTGGCCACCCACCTGGCAGCCCGACGTGCTGTCCGTTCGCCCACTTCTGCCCACCTGCTCCAGCTGGCCCTGGCCGACCTTCTGCTGGCCCTAACCCTGCCCTTTGCCGCAGCCGGGGCTCTGCAGGGCTGGAGTCTGGGAAGTGCCACCTGCCGCGCCATCTCGGGCCTCTACTCCGCCTCCTTCCACGCCGGCTTCCTCTTCCTGGCCTGTATCAGCGCCGATCGCTACGTGGCCATCGCGCGGGCCCTCCCCGCTGGACCGAGGCCCTCTGCTCCGGGCCGCGCACACGTGGTCTCAGCCATCGTGTGGCTGCTGTCGCTGCTTCTGGCGCTGCCTGCTCTCCTTTTCAGCCAGGACGGGCAGCGGGAAGGCCAGCGGCGCTGCCGTCTCGTCTTCCCCGAGGGCCTCACGCAGACGGTGAAGGGGGCAAGCGCCATGGCGCAGGTGGTCCTGGGCTTCGCGCTGCCGCTCGGCGTCATGGCCGCCTGTTACGCGCTCCTGGGCCGCACGCTGCTGGCCGCCAGGGGGCCCGAGCGCCGGCGTGCGCTGCGCGTCGTTGTGGCCCTGGTGGCGGCCTTCGTGGTGCTGCAGCTGCCCTACAGTCTCGCCCTGCTGCTGGATACGGCCGACCTACTGGCTGCCCGCGAGCGGAGCTGCCCTGCCAGCAAGCGCAAGGATCTGGCGCTGCTGGTCACCGGAGGGTTGGCCCTGGCCCGCTGCGGCCTCAACCCCGTGCTCTACGCCTTCTTGGGCCTGCGCTTCCGCCAGGACCTGCGGAGGCTGCTGCGGGGTGGAAGCTGCAGCCCAGGGCCTCATCCCCGCGGCCgctgcccccgcccgccccgcctcTCTTCCTGTTCGGCTCCCACTGAGACCCACAGTGTCTCCTCCTGGGACTACTAG
- the CCR10 gene encoding C-C chemokine receptor type 10 isoform X4: MEKRVSWGPYSGEDEEAYSAEPLPELCYKADVQAFSRAFQPSVSLVVAALGLAGNGLVLATHLAARRAVRSPTSAHLLQLALADLLLALTLPFAAAGALQGWSLGSATCRAISGLYSASFHAGFLFLACISADRYVAIARALPAGPRPSAPGRAHVVSAIVWLLSLLLALPALLFSQDGQREGQRRCRLVFPEGLTQTVKGASAMAQVVLGFALPLGVMAACYALLGRTLLAARGPERRRALRVVVALVAAFVVLQLPYSLALLLDTADLLAARERSCPASKRKDLALLVTGGLALARCGLNPVLYAFLGLRFRQDLRRLLRGGSCSPGPHPRGRCPRPPRLSSCSAPTETHSVSSWDY, encoded by the exons ATGGAGAAAAGA GTCTCCTGGGGCCCCTACTCGGGGGAGGATGAGGAGGCATACTCCGCCGAGCCGTTGCCAGAGCTCTGCTACAAGGCGGATGTCCAGGCCTTCAGTAGGGCCTTCCAACCCAGTGTCTCCCTGGTGGTGGCTGCACTGGGTCTGGCTGGCAATGGCCTGGTCCTGGCCACCCACCTGGCAGCCCGACGTGCTGTCCGTTCGCCCACTTCTGCCCACCTGCTCCAGCTGGCCCTGGCCGACCTTCTGCTGGCCCTAACCCTGCCCTTTGCCGCAGCCGGGGCTCTGCAGGGCTGGAGTCTGGGAAGTGCCACCTGCCGCGCCATCTCGGGCCTCTACTCCGCCTCCTTCCACGCCGGCTTCCTCTTCCTGGCCTGTATCAGCGCCGATCGCTACGTGGCCATCGCGCGGGCCCTCCCCGCTGGACCGAGGCCCTCTGCTCCGGGCCGCGCACACGTGGTCTCAGCCATCGTGTGGCTGCTGTCGCTGCTTCTGGCGCTGCCTGCTCTCCTTTTCAGCCAGGACGGGCAGCGGGAAGGCCAGCGGCGCTGCCGTCTCGTCTTCCCCGAGGGCCTCACGCAGACGGTGAAGGGGGCAAGCGCCATGGCGCAGGTGGTCCTGGGCTTCGCGCTGCCGCTCGGCGTCATGGCCGCCTGTTACGCGCTCCTGGGCCGCACGCTGCTGGCCGCCAGGGGGCCCGAGCGCCGGCGTGCGCTGCGCGTCGTTGTGGCCCTGGTGGCGGCCTTCGTGGTGCTGCAGCTGCCCTACAGTCTCGCCCTGCTGCTGGATACGGCCGACCTACTGGCTGCCCGCGAGCGGAGCTGCCCTGCCAGCAAGCGCAAGGATCTGGCGCTGCTGGTCACCGGAGGGTTGGCCCTGGCCCGCTGCGGCCTCAACCCCGTGCTCTACGCCTTCTTGGGCCTGCGCTTCCGCCAGGACCTGCGGAGGCTGCTGCGGGGTGGAAGCTGCAGCCCAGGGCCTCATCCCCGCGGCCgctgcccccgcccgccccgcctcTCTTCCTGTTCGGCTCCCACTGAGACCCACAGTGTCTCCTCCTGGGACTACTAG
- the CCR10 gene encoding C-C chemokine receptor type 10 isoform X2 — protein MLHIHYLPYFKQLCHLGWSGFLISTLCIRQLRSRKVKVGQEAGCRGRRGAVEAKACWRVSWGPYSGEDEEAYSAEPLPELCYKADVQAFSRAFQPSVSLVVAALGLAGNGLVLATHLAARRAVRSPTSAHLLQLALADLLLALTLPFAAAGALQGWSLGSATCRAISGLYSASFHAGFLFLACISADRYVAIARALPAGPRPSAPGRAHVVSAIVWLLSLLLALPALLFSQDGQREGQRRCRLVFPEGLTQTVKGASAMAQVVLGFALPLGVMAACYALLGRTLLAARGPERRRALRVVVALVAAFVVLQLPYSLALLLDTADLLAARERSCPASKRKDLALLVTGGLALARCGLNPVLYAFLGLRFRQDLRRLLRGGSCSPGPHPRGRCPRPPRLSSCSAPTETHSVSSWDY, from the exons ATGCTTCACATCCATTATCTTCCTTATTTCAAACAACTGTGCCACTTGGGCTGGTCAGGATTTCTAATCTCCACGTTATGTATCAGGCAACTGAGATCCAGAAAAGTCAAGGTCGGCCAGGAAGCTGGATGCAGAGGCAGGAGGGGTGCAGTGGAAGCCAAGGCCTGTTGGAGG GTCTCCTGGGGCCCCTACTCGGGGGAGGATGAGGAGGCATACTCCGCCGAGCCGTTGCCAGAGCTCTGCTACAAGGCGGATGTCCAGGCCTTCAGTAGGGCCTTCCAACCCAGTGTCTCCCTGGTGGTGGCTGCACTGGGTCTGGCTGGCAATGGCCTGGTCCTGGCCACCCACCTGGCAGCCCGACGTGCTGTCCGTTCGCCCACTTCTGCCCACCTGCTCCAGCTGGCCCTGGCCGACCTTCTGCTGGCCCTAACCCTGCCCTTTGCCGCAGCCGGGGCTCTGCAGGGCTGGAGTCTGGGAAGTGCCACCTGCCGCGCCATCTCGGGCCTCTACTCCGCCTCCTTCCACGCCGGCTTCCTCTTCCTGGCCTGTATCAGCGCCGATCGCTACGTGGCCATCGCGCGGGCCCTCCCCGCTGGACCGAGGCCCTCTGCTCCGGGCCGCGCACACGTGGTCTCAGCCATCGTGTGGCTGCTGTCGCTGCTTCTGGCGCTGCCTGCTCTCCTTTTCAGCCAGGACGGGCAGCGGGAAGGCCAGCGGCGCTGCCGTCTCGTCTTCCCCGAGGGCCTCACGCAGACGGTGAAGGGGGCAAGCGCCATGGCGCAGGTGGTCCTGGGCTTCGCGCTGCCGCTCGGCGTCATGGCCGCCTGTTACGCGCTCCTGGGCCGCACGCTGCTGGCCGCCAGGGGGCCCGAGCGCCGGCGTGCGCTGCGCGTCGTTGTGGCCCTGGTGGCGGCCTTCGTGGTGCTGCAGCTGCCCTACAGTCTCGCCCTGCTGCTGGATACGGCCGACCTACTGGCTGCCCGCGAGCGGAGCTGCCCTGCCAGCAAGCGCAAGGATCTGGCGCTGCTGGTCACCGGAGGGTTGGCCCTGGCCCGCTGCGGCCTCAACCCCGTGCTCTACGCCTTCTTGGGCCTGCGCTTCCGCCAGGACCTGCGGAGGCTGCTGCGGGGTGGAAGCTGCAGCCCAGGGCCTCATCCCCGCGGCCgctgcccccgcccgccccgcctcTCTTCCTGTTCGGCTCCCACTGAGACCCACAGTGTCTCCTCCTGGGACTACTAG
- the CCR10 gene encoding C-C chemokine receptor type 10 isoform X3: protein MGTEPAEQVSWGPYSGEDEEAYSAEPLPELCYKADVQAFSRAFQPSVSLVVAALGLAGNGLVLATHLAARRAVRSPTSAHLLQLALADLLLALTLPFAAAGALQGWSLGSATCRAISGLYSASFHAGFLFLACISADRYVAIARALPAGPRPSAPGRAHVVSAIVWLLSLLLALPALLFSQDGQREGQRRCRLVFPEGLTQTVKGASAMAQVVLGFALPLGVMAACYALLGRTLLAARGPERRRALRVVVALVAAFVVLQLPYSLALLLDTADLLAARERSCPASKRKDLALLVTGGLALARCGLNPVLYAFLGLRFRQDLRRLLRGGSCSPGPHPRGRCPRPPRLSSCSAPTETHSVSSWDY from the exons ATGGGGACGGAGCCCGCAGagcag GTCTCCTGGGGCCCCTACTCGGGGGAGGATGAGGAGGCATACTCCGCCGAGCCGTTGCCAGAGCTCTGCTACAAGGCGGATGTCCAGGCCTTCAGTAGGGCCTTCCAACCCAGTGTCTCCCTGGTGGTGGCTGCACTGGGTCTGGCTGGCAATGGCCTGGTCCTGGCCACCCACCTGGCAGCCCGACGTGCTGTCCGTTCGCCCACTTCTGCCCACCTGCTCCAGCTGGCCCTGGCCGACCTTCTGCTGGCCCTAACCCTGCCCTTTGCCGCAGCCGGGGCTCTGCAGGGCTGGAGTCTGGGAAGTGCCACCTGCCGCGCCATCTCGGGCCTCTACTCCGCCTCCTTCCACGCCGGCTTCCTCTTCCTGGCCTGTATCAGCGCCGATCGCTACGTGGCCATCGCGCGGGCCCTCCCCGCTGGACCGAGGCCCTCTGCTCCGGGCCGCGCACACGTGGTCTCAGCCATCGTGTGGCTGCTGTCGCTGCTTCTGGCGCTGCCTGCTCTCCTTTTCAGCCAGGACGGGCAGCGGGAAGGCCAGCGGCGCTGCCGTCTCGTCTTCCCCGAGGGCCTCACGCAGACGGTGAAGGGGGCAAGCGCCATGGCGCAGGTGGTCCTGGGCTTCGCGCTGCCGCTCGGCGTCATGGCCGCCTGTTACGCGCTCCTGGGCCGCACGCTGCTGGCCGCCAGGGGGCCCGAGCGCCGGCGTGCGCTGCGCGTCGTTGTGGCCCTGGTGGCGGCCTTCGTGGTGCTGCAGCTGCCCTACAGTCTCGCCCTGCTGCTGGATACGGCCGACCTACTGGCTGCCCGCGAGCGGAGCTGCCCTGCCAGCAAGCGCAAGGATCTGGCGCTGCTGGTCACCGGAGGGTTGGCCCTGGCCCGCTGCGGCCTCAACCCCGTGCTCTACGCCTTCTTGGGCCTGCGCTTCCGCCAGGACCTGCGGAGGCTGCTGCGGGGTGGAAGCTGCAGCCCAGGGCCTCATCCCCGCGGCCgctgcccccgcccgccccgcctcTCTTCCTGTTCGGCTCCCACTGAGACCCACAGTGTCTCCTCCTGGGACTACTAG